In Humulus lupulus chromosome 6, drHumLupu1.1, whole genome shotgun sequence, a single genomic region encodes these proteins:
- the LOC133782502 gene encoding protein NDR1-like, which translates to MDSGRGSCCRCCFSFIFTMGLTALFMWLSLRTSRPSCSIKYIYIPALNMTLNNTKNTTVYMDLRLDNGNKDKGIYYDAVSLNLSYVPNISDPKTRSLIDNSTIPAFYQGHKKKATKPVNFTTEKLNWTEVRSAILINKNVTFRLDLATTVRFKIMAWNTKRHQLTVGANVLVTDLGAKVGKKNIKLSNKATKNGWCSLQVGILVNLFICIMLSI; encoded by the coding sequence ATGGATTCCGGCCGCGGAAGCTGCTGCCGGTGCTGCTTCAGCTTCATCTTTACCATGGGTCTTACGGCTCTGTTCATGTGGCTAAGTCTACGCACATCAAGACCCTCTTGCTCaatcaaatatatctacataccAGCACTGAACATGACCTTGAACAACACCAAAAACACCACCGTTTACATGGACTTGAGGCTCGACAATGGGAACAAAGACAAGGGTATTTACTACGACGCTGTTTCTCTCAACCTGTCTTACGTTCCCAACATCAGTGACCCTAAAACTAGATCTCTCATAGACAACAGTACGATCCCTGCTTTTTATCAGGGTCACAAGAAAAAGGCCACCAAACCAGTTAATTTCACTACTGAGAAACTTAACTGGACTGAGGTTCGGAGTGCTATTTTGATCAATAAGAATGTGACCTTCAGGTTGGATTTGGCCACGACTGTGAGGTTTAAGATCATGGCGTGGAACACCAAGAGGCACCAGTTGACTGTAGGGGCAAATGTGCTAGTCACTGACTTGGGTGCGAAAGTCGGTAAGAAGAATATTAAGCTCTCCAACAAAGCAACAAAAAATGGGTGGTGCTCTTTGCAGGTTGGGATTTTAGTCAATTTGTTCATCTGTATAATGCTTAGTATTTAG